DNA sequence from the Macrobrachium nipponense isolate FS-2020 chromosome 26, ASM1510439v2, whole genome shotgun sequence genome:
gtgaccagcggaagaaccccccgtctcaccagagcgagacgggcccttagaagttcccgaaggagacttcttaggggggggggaggcgaccttctctTCTTCGCAGGGGAGCCTTAGGAagacgaaggggaagaggcggcagacgcgacgaagacgaagacgaagaagacgatgaagacgacgacgacaccttcctcctcttcttcttcttcttcgtcaaccttctcagggaccgacgtcagatctgtcattccagagcggagccggggctgctgctgccgaagcaacagggcccgacgcacctgtccgaacagatcagcatcgggagcagcggcgccaggaacagtaacaacatcagcaggtgcaggcatcacaggaacggcagaaaaccgcaggagcaggtacaggacggcagcagtggtccacgtcacgtccgtggacagcagctgggcaggtacggcaggtacggcagactgtgtaggctgGTATAGGATGGGCGGACCAACGGGCACAGAcaatcctaggtaccggtgggaggtccaggggcgagctatTCGGGCAacaagtccggtcgcggcagcacggcaaacaggcaggcggcggcatcacactcccccgagttacggcgactggcccctgcaccgatgtagtgggtgtcacagagaccgcgtgctgggtgtacaccaggtgaggaggtgaagcgtaacCGGGTGTTGTaatggtcgtggtggtggtcgtgaccgttgcatgggtgaccgccacggagccagcgagatggtagagcagcccctggacactcggcacgccctgcagccccaacgatgcccacacctgtccgaggtcatccttcgcggcaaccgcacctgaggaggcaaaaaagtcgggtgattagggggatcctctacccgttcgcgcgaagacgaacggatagaggacccagagtacaactcgacgtcagggtatctagcgccctcctccacactcgacaagtcaggagaggagaaggacctagaaaacccccccccgaaggggaaggcgcgagacgtggaagttgagcgggcggcaggaaagaagacgaagtgtccgtcaccaaaggagtcgcgggagagctttccgacgactcctttgcaggccttcgcttcctcctgccctcatacaaaatccactgcgcctccgaccaaataataaacacattacaaggctcggctcgggagcattcgcgcccccgacaccgagaaTCAGCacaaatatgagggtctatctccgggaaagaacggaacttcccgcatttacgcccttcggtacccgggcatagtctccgtggggtagcgaggcgaggagattccatcattaattaattgcagtcaattaatatgaaaagagagaaatgattgtacttacaatgaattctttcatacacaaacacaaccatatactcaagaaagcaaacgacgagaagcgggcagagagcgtcgaacacacacgtccactcgctgtgaggccgaaagcaaaaagtgatttgtttacctcccagtcgcgcgcgcgcgcctgtcggacaagcagttaactaccgaaccccttgttcgaaagcttacgacctatccagctgccgctagtaccttcctattgtaaaaggaccgaaggtttgtatgccgtgtcggaacaagtaAGGCTTTCTTACGATTCTCGACAGTATCTCGGGGTTATGCTGTTTTCTGGCTTACGTCACTGCGTAGTCCTAAGGACAGGTATTCACGCTTAGGTTAACTCCTCAGTTCACCCATGACCATTTGACAGATGAGTGTCCACACATAAAGAGTAGAACTTTCAGTCAGACCATCATTCAACTAGGTCATCACCCTCAGTGCTCGCCTAGCCTTCGTCATGGCAACACTACATATATGGCAGCAAAAGGAAACTTTTTACTGGCTGGAAAGGGAGTTGGAGCTACAAAGAGTAGCTGCTGTGGAAATTCacttaaaaacagcaaagaagcAAAAAGGCATAACAGAGCATGGTCTAAATAATGcgtattaaagagagatgtctattctctactatattaatgaataaggttgAATAAAAACCTGGGGGTTGGCTCAGTTATTTATGAAACGGACCataaagcctactttcactagtaacacctttcataaaaaagcaggacactggcctaggcctataccaagTTGTTTGTATCACatggaaatattttctttattttttattatatgatttggacTCACAACAGTCTATAAATAGCGCAGCagggtctaacaatgaaatgagTTAGGCCTATGTACtcagtttattcatattctggtctcATTGGTTGAGATCCTTCACAGGAGACGTCTAGCAGCGAACTGCTATAAATCGTTGGTTACCTATCAGTCGGTAGAGAAAACTTTTGGTATTTCAATCAGTTCACCAGTTGTGGCGAGTGGACTGACTCCACCCACAAACTGTTGTCTACACAAGTTTTAACGTCTGTTCTGATGAACCGACAGCCCACCGAGTGTAAATACCTGGCCTAACTTGGGGACTGCCTACTAGCAAATCTTCATTACTTATCAGGAGCCCAGACACTCAAAGTATCCCTTAGGTTGAGGTGCTATTGTATGGCAAATAGTATTACACACTCCATCCATTATTACTANNNNNNNNNNNNNNNNNNNNNNNNNNNNNNNNNNNNNNNNNNNNNNNNNNNNNNNNNNNNNNNNNNNNNNNNNNNNNNNNNNNNNNNNNNNNNNNNNNNNNNNNNNNNNNNNNNNNNNNNNNNNNNNNNNNNNNNNNNNNNNNNNNNNNNNNNNNNNNNNNNNNNNNNNNNNNNNNNNNNNNNNNNNNNNNNNNNNNNNNNNNNNNNNNNNNNNNNNNNNNNNNNNNNNNNNNNNNNNNNNNNNNNNNNNNNNNNNNNNNNNNNNNNNNNNNNNNNNNNNNNNNNNNNNNNNNNNNNNNNNNNNNNNNNNNNNNNNNNNNNNNNNNNNNNNNNNNNNNNNNNNNNNNNNNNNNNNNNNNNNNNNNNNNNNNNNNNNNNNNNNNNNNNNNNNNNNNNNNNNNNNNNNNNNNNNNNNNNNNNNNNNNNNNNNNNNNNNNNNNNNNNNNNNNNNNNNNNNNNNNNNNNNNNNNNNNNNNNNNNNNNNNNNNNNNNNNNNNNNNatcgccaagcaatcactttaactaagcacacagtaagccattttaaattttcattagtatctctccttcaataatgaaactaccaaacagtataataaaccattcatttctattctttattctatcttacctaatggagataccgagttactgaccagctataatgaaacattatagtaatattaaacagaagaagaattctagaaaatacatatttgttggcttcgatgatagcagtctgatttattttatatatgatatctaattcacaatttttttttattaaatgtattgcatgtactcatttcaataattattaagtaaccattaactataatagcaatcaaacaaaaaaaaaaaaaaaaaacttccaaacttctgtttacatccagcacttacgagtaccgaacgatcgccaagcaataactttttcctagcacacagtaagccataaattttcattatctctcttcaactactgaaactaccaaacagaaattgaggcaagcacaaaatacaaatttgaattcagcacacccaaattagcaaaaaacacctatccccattcttgcctcagaccaaaatttttttttttgtaaaccattagaatagaaatgaatggttatataaccattcatttctattctaatgttttttttttattaaatgtattgcatgaataagtttttcaatttacagcatccttttaccaatagaatacatacagcacaaggggtagatgctgaccaataggagagcaggatcttatggggtgactagcatcaggaaccaatgggagagcgggaggatggtggcgagtttattcagttggcggcgcacgagttttaaaattgttctcggtggtccgggcgaatctcaggactttacagcaacaacctatcgtaacttgaactattttcgtatgtagagccaaaaaaatcttcgtatttgctttagtatctcgagtttttcgtaagttgagcctttcatatgtcgaggtaccactgtagttgaATAAGACCCCCACGTCACCTTTCTTAACCTGCATAGCTTAtcctgaggatttttttttaattgattttgaaatgtgactccaaaagttgcatttttttaaaatgttaagacTTACCCAAAGGATTTAAAAATATGGGAGGTAAAAGTTGGGATTGGATGAAAAACCTAATGTTGAATAAAAGCTCATTAAAAATTGCTTGCATTATGATTATGCAGGATGTTACTAATATATTTTTGTTGAAGTTTGCCTTTAACTACTTGGCTTGCTTTTCGCTCTTACCTGTTCATCAGTTGCTCTTGGTGAAACCTTAACAGCTCCAGCTTCCTCAACACCCATTAAGGATAGGCGTCGTGTTGTCTCAGTCAAGTGAGGATCATCCTGAAAATTAAGAGAATTTGGTGAATGCAGCTGCAACCTACAGAATTTCCCATAGTATGTAGTTTGtaacaaatatttcatagtgTTTTGATGCTATTTGTCTATATGACTAGCAATGAGCAGCTCTTAAAATTCACATTCTCTCAAAACagaatttttctttataagaagaaaaatatccaGCTTTATGCAAGTACAGTAATGTCCTTTTAGGTAAAACTGCAGAACTTCTGGAATACAAAAGTACTCCATAGGGATGGAAGGAAGAAGAGACAATCAATGTATAAACTTCCAAAAAGCTACAGCAAATACTTGGGTAAGGCCAAAATATGACAACCactaaagttacaaaaactggACTCTGGGAGCATTTTGACATGGGCATATTTTCCAGCATTTTTTTACATCTTGGCACCACATGTTACACTAAGTAGCAAATATTTTTCATACACCCATGCATACGAATTTAGACTACTTACTTTGTCACCATATAGACATCTGTAATGCAAGTTCATGATAGTATGTAAATCAATCAATTATGGACTACTTGTTTCAAAGTTTAGTGCAAGATGCTGTAAAATATGTTGCTGTGAGTGTACAAAAATGGGTAAGAATCAGGCTGTCAAGTTGCTAGATTTTGATGTTGACTAACAGTCATTATCCCCAAATATGAAGTCACTAGAAGACTGAATGGATGACAAATGCAGCATtccaaataaataagaatgattcTTTTGGAGGGAATGATTTGCATTAAATGATAACTTGGTTAGAGATTAGAATGTAGAAAAcgaatatttaatatcataaccAGTAACTTCAATGCCTCATTtactatatgtatttgtttaatgAAATGGAGCACAGTTCTTGGGAATATTCACAAAAGTTGTTAGAAAATGGTGCTGTATTGGGTCATTTCAATTAACAGCTTTTAGCTTGCTTTAATTTATATTTCCCATTATCATacaaaaattactttaattttcCATGGCACAATTAAAGCCTATTTTCTCAACTGATTAGATTTTTTTAGTACAAGATGTATCTTGATTTTTAAAATGACTACCTGTCTTGACTAAGCTAAAAGTGAATATAGAGGGTGTCTTATACTTGGCAAAATTTTGTTGGTGATGGCATAATTTGTGCATTTTCGTAAAAATGTTATGTTGAGGAATACTTAGGGATAATGTACATATTTCTCTcggcatttttgttttttaagctgGAGAAATGTTGACAATGAGGAAATGGACAAAGTctgagacttcttaggggagcTTGTAATGTACATAAAGATACAGAATTAATCCCACCAATGTAAATATCTGCATTAAATATGTTGCGACAGCAACAGCATTACTGTGATGTCATAATTTTCTTAACttgatcagttaaaaaaaaaaatattggctaATTCTTTCCCCTAAGGTGCTCTTCCTAGAACAAAAGTCTGGCATTTTTCTCACCTGTGCAGCAGGTTCAGAAGTAGCCAAAGGTGGAGATTTGGGACTTGTGCTTGGAAGTGGCCCTACTTTCTTTGGTGGGTCATCTAATGGAAGGTCTGTTGGGGGCTTtgggtggtggtgatggtgatgatgatggtggtgtgcTGGACTTTTGCAGTGGCCCTGGCTTATGGcctcatcatcgctgcttcctTCTGTGTACAGCTCTTCTCCACTTATccagctttcttcttcttcctgttaaAATAATAGAGATGAAAGTTGATATTCAATTTTACATGCAGATCTTTCATTTCACCATATCACTATACATTACCAAGGAAATCCTCTCTGCCTGTAGTGGAAAAAATTACACtgaatatactttattaataaaggtaaagattacaaagtttttttttattgaaaaatactgATTTAGTGCCAAATTAAACTGTTTTAGATTaccattttaattcatttctcaatatgtTTTAGATTACCATattaattcatttctcaatatgtGGTATggctcccacaataagctgtaggtcctattGCTAAAGTTTCTAGccatgtaaaaacaaaaataatccttcggaccatccctaggagagctgttaaccagctcagtggtctggttaaactaacataTATGTACTTAACTTAAATAATGATAACATTTCTCAATGTAAATGTTTTAATAGATAAATTATCTATCATCAGATAAATAGTTCTTGTCTTAGCTTACAGAATTCAAGAGAGGTTACAGGAGTTGGAATTCCATGGATTATTGCCATTCGTTTTGAATATGGTGGTATGTGTTATTCAAAACCTTAAACAGAATTTGCAAGTGCACTTTGCATTTAAATGTAAACCCAAGGGCAATGAACCATTTTATACAATTAGAATTGCTGGGACTACACATGAACTTCTTTGTTATGGTAGTGAATACTATATTGTTGCCTGGCTTACAAGGGTATATTAGGTCTTCTTGAAGAAACAGTTCCAAAGAATCACTAAGAAGAATTGTTCACCTACAAGTTACAAATGATGATAAGAGGAAACTAAAATTATATGGAGGATAATATTACTTCACATACCAGGGAAAGTGTATGATAATTGAGAAAAGTACAAGTGGGATTGATAAGGGCAGACAAGGAAGGGTGCATTAAAGTGTTTTTCATGAAACAGTAACGCGAGAAGTTTGAGAGaaaagtttttgtttgtatggtgtttttacgttgcatagaaccagtggttattcagcaacgggaccgacggctttacgtgacttccgaaccacgtcgagagagaacttctcatTGCATTAAAGACCAGACAACGTTAAGAAAGAATTTATAACAATGGAACGTGGAGGGTGTTGAGGATGTATTGTATAGAATTGAGAGCAACGTTTCAAGTTTTTATGATGGGGAAAAGTGTGTCAGGATATGAGATGGGAGATCGGTTGGTTTAGTTAAAAGTGGTT
Encoded proteins:
- the LOC135200052 gene encoding forkhead box protein G1-like, whose amino-acid sequence is MTAATEPTLKPRQLQVARLRREEEEESWISGEELYTEGSSDDEAISQGHCKSPAHHHHHHHHHHPKPPTDLPLDDPPKKVGPLPSTSPKSPPLATSEPAAQDDPHLTETTRRLSLMGVEEAGAVKVSPRATDEQVEEQEDVMLWRPKRGSIKLPHIELDPPSTPLQQVSG